A genomic segment from Legionella quinlivanii encodes:
- a CDS encoding DMT family protein: MRTIFLLIGSNIFMTFAWYGHLKTLNNKPIYVAILISWGIAFFEYTLQVPANRIGYREFDLGQLKVIQEIITIGIFALFSYFYMQKPLGLNFLCAGLCMIAAAYFIFKQPF, encoded by the coding sequence ATGAGAACGATATTTTTATTGATTGGATCCAATATTTTTATGACCTTTGCCTGGTATGGTCATTTAAAAACGCTTAATAATAAACCTATTTATGTGGCCATTTTAATAAGTTGGGGAATTGCCTTTTTTGAATACACTTTGCAAGTGCCAGCCAATCGCATCGGGTATAGGGAGTTTGATTTAGGGCAGTTAAAAGTGATTCAGGAAATTATCACTATCGGCATTTTTGCTTTGTTTTCCTATTTCTATATGCAAAAGCCGCTGGGCTTAAATTTTCTTTGTGCAGGATTATGCATGATAGCGGCGGCTTACTTCATTTTTAAGCAGCCATTCTAG
- a CDS encoding outer membrane protein, whose translation MKLKGKGSTNFFLPVTGLMLALTGASHAGTMGPVVTAIPNTIYLGVFGGGGASTKTDIYQYGTAFFEEAAGGPLAVDAFGRSNSRSVGIVGGQVGYQWAEIVSNPFNSNWGLVPAFELEGYYLGKSKFTGHEINNNTTRLPEHDFLVTYPMKAGVFLANAVLNFNSAECKFRPYVGAGIGGAVISVDHASAIQVAPPEPGVNHYSANTSDEESVFAGQVKVGTSYVFSEHASLFAEYRWLHLAASNYTFGSTVFPGHAATSPWLVEFDSQNYNLGAIGIRYTV comes from the coding sequence ATGAAATTAAAAGGAAAAGGCAGCACTAATTTTTTTCTGCCTGTTACAGGATTAATGCTCGCTTTGACTGGAGCAAGTCATGCTGGAACGATGGGCCCTGTGGTTACTGCCATTCCTAACACGATTTATCTTGGCGTTTTTGGCGGCGGCGGTGCTTCAACCAAGACGGATATTTATCAATATGGAACCGCCTTTTTTGAAGAAGCAGCGGGCGGGCCTTTGGCAGTCGATGCTTTCGGCAGATCGAATAGCCGCTCGGTTGGTATTGTGGGTGGTCAGGTCGGATATCAGTGGGCTGAAATTGTATCAAATCCTTTTAATTCCAATTGGGGCCTGGTGCCTGCTTTTGAACTCGAAGGCTATTATCTTGGCAAGAGCAAGTTTACCGGTCACGAAATAAACAATAATACCACGCGACTTCCGGAGCATGATTTTCTGGTAACTTATCCGATGAAGGCGGGTGTATTCCTTGCGAATGCCGTATTAAATTTCAATTCAGCTGAGTGTAAATTCCGCCCTTATGTCGGAGCAGGGATCGGCGGTGCAGTAATATCTGTCGACCACGCAAGCGCCATTCAGGTAGCGCCTCCAGAGCCCGGCGTTAATCACTACAGTGCCAATACCAGCGACGAAGAATCCGTTTTTGCCGGTCAGGTTAAAGTGGGAACCAGTTACGTATTTAGTGAACACGCAAGTCTCTTCGCTGAATATCGATGGCTCCACCTGGCAGCAAGCAATTATACTTTTGGATCAACAGTGTTTCCCGGACATGCGGCTACCAGTCCCTGGCTAGTGGAGTTCGATTCACAAAATTATAATCTGGGTGCTATCGGTATTCGTTATACGGTTTAG
- a CDS encoding helix-turn-helix transcriptional regulator: MNHNRKIQLHPTLNFVEDIQVICRPLEVLGITYFAHVKVIGSKFSAISNNSALIEHYLQQHYYNVDIHTANSTYLGPYVLWDGITRYGLSEKMHVEAGQFGVLHTFSIIEKEEHVYQFFHFATNKPGTAINQVYLSQLDFLKLFILYFKDTMKSNKHLNRAYEIEFTLNKDAQGFSFNEEDFKLITPDFDLKKFDLPECTKPLTKREISILKELHSGNTISQIAHINNIAEITVNKTIANIKEKTNCKTHFQLGEFFARHFEAVKLI, translated from the coding sequence AATTCAGCTGCACCCTACATTGAATTTTGTAGAAGATATTCAGGTCATTTGTAGACCATTAGAGGTGTTGGGCATTACTTACTTTGCGCATGTTAAAGTTATTGGGAGTAAATTTTCCGCCATCAGTAATAATTCAGCGCTTATTGAACATTATTTACAGCAACATTATTACAATGTTGATATACATACCGCGAATTCAACATACTTAGGTCCGTATGTATTGTGGGATGGCATTACTCGCTATGGTTTAAGTGAAAAAATGCATGTTGAAGCGGGTCAATTTGGGGTATTACATACTTTTTCTATAATAGAAAAAGAAGAACATGTTTATCAATTTTTTCATTTCGCTACTAATAAGCCAGGCACGGCAATTAATCAGGTTTATTTAAGCCAATTAGATTTCTTAAAATTATTTATACTTTATTTTAAAGATACAATGAAGTCTAACAAACACTTGAATAGAGCCTATGAAATAGAATTCACCTTAAATAAAGACGCGCAAGGTTTTTCATTTAATGAAGAAGATTTTAAACTAATCACACCTGATTTTGATTTAAAGAAATTTGATTTACCGGAATGCACCAAACCTTTAACGAAACGTGAAATCAGTATCCTAAAAGAACTGCACTCAGGCAATACTATCAGTCAAATCGCTCACATTAATAATATTGCTGAAATTACGGTGAATAAAACTATTGCCAACATTAAAGAGAAAACAAATTGCAAGACACATTTTCAATTAGGTGAGTTCTTCGCCCGCCATTTTGAAGCGGTTAAATTAATATAA